The following coding sequences lie in one Rutidosis leptorrhynchoides isolate AG116_Rl617_1_P2 chromosome 4, CSIRO_AGI_Rlap_v1, whole genome shotgun sequence genomic window:
- the LOC139841718 gene encoding uncharacterized protein has protein sequence MKIMPPRESTEARFQRLLAEGNATATAAMATTLQNNINNHNNDNNGNGNGNHDGCSHKTFMGSKPQDFCGTEGPVGLSRWFEKLESKFRASRVREEDKVNFASCTLKNSALTWWNNHVSAIGNDVAYGLTWEAFKQRMINRYCPRGELKKLETELKNLKMKGNDIDAYDQRLFEFTLLCPNVFPTEDLKIEAYIEGLSDLIEVGVESSEPQTIEATVDMAHKLNDKILRKAKKISPGETSNEVAKKDENGKRKWEGNRNSNHNQHKRHNNSGSKQGNERYTCPRCYKNHTGYCTVVCSKCNKQGHIAQDCKSSISNTAAKEPINGKDKISAPRVCYGYGKPGHFIDSCPDKKKNGGNTRGRAFNINVRDAEEDPELVTGTFSVNNLLLHVLFDSGADLCFVSSKLSPKIITPLSTLDKKYTVEVASGKLLKAEKVYRNCSITLGDKSFELGLIPIELGSFDVIISMDWLSKNRAEIVCYEKAIRIPQVDGEPLMIYSDKKCKQLNLISCLKV, from the coding sequence atgaagatcatgcctcctcgtGAATCTACCGAAGCTCGTTTTCAACGATTGTTGGCAGAAGGGAACGCTACTGCCACTGCTGCTATGGCCACAACTCTTCAGAATAATATCAATAACCACAATAATGACAATAATGGGAATGGAAATGGGAACCACGATGGCTGTTCTCACAAGACCTTCATGGGGAGTAAGCCTCAAGATTTTTGTGGTACTGAAGGACCAGTTGGTCTTTCACGTTGGTttgagaagctagaatcaaaaTTTCGAGCTAGCAGGGTCCGAGAAGAGGATAAGGTGAACTTCGCCAGCTGTACTTTGAaaaatagtgcattgacctggtggaacaatcaTGTTAGTGCTATTGGGAATGATGTGGCATATGGCCTTACTTGGGAAGCTTTCAAGCAAAGAATGATCAACCGCTACTGTCCGAGGGGTGAACTTAAGAAACTAGAGACTGAGCTGAAAAATCTGAAAATGAAGGGAAATGACATTGATGCTTATGATCAGCGGTTATTTGAGTTCACTCTTTTGTGTCCAAATGTTTTTCCTACCGAAGACCTCAAGATCGAGGCTTATATTGAAGGATTATCTGACTTGATTGAAGTTGGTGTTGAATCCAGTGAACCTCAAACTATTGAAGCTACCGTAGATATGGCACACAAGCTAAATGACAAGATTTTGCGTAAGGCAAAGAAGATATCGCCTGGAGAAACTAGCAATGAGGTTGCTAAGAAAGATGAGAACGGGAAGCGAAAATGGGAAGGTAACCGTAACTCAAATCACAATCAGCATAAGAGGCATAATAACTCGGGTTCTAAGCAGGGTAATGAGCGTTACACGTGCCCAAGATGCTACAAGAACCATACTGGGTACTGTACAGTTGTGTGTTCCAAGTGCAACAAACAGGGACACATAGCTCAAGATTGTAAGAGCTCTATTTCTAATACTGCTGCAAAGGAACCTATTAATGGGAAGGATAAAATTTCTGCACCGAGGGTTTGTTATGGGTACGGAAAACCAGGGCATTTTATCGATTCGTGCCCGGATAAGAAGAAAAATGGTGGGAACAcgcgtggtagagcgttcaacattaatgtcaGAGATGCGGAGGAGGATCCTGAGTTGGTTACTGGTACGTTTTCAGTCAATAATTTACTACTTCATGttctatttgattctggtgcggatttATGTTTTGTGTCTAGCAAACTAAGTCCTAAAATCATCACTCCATTATCGACCTTAGACAAAAAGTATACTGTAGAGGTAGCAAGTGGTAAATTACTTAAGGCTGAAAAAGTGTATCGTAACTGTAGTATAACTTTGGGTGATAAAAGTTTTGAATTGGGCTTGATACCTattgagttaggaagttttgatgtaatcattAGTATGGATTGGCTATCTAAGAATCGAGCTGAGATTGTTTGCTATgagaaggctattcgtattcctcaaGTAGATGGAGAACCGTTAATGATCTATAGTGATAAGAAGTGCAAGCAGTTgaatctcattagctgtttgaaagtttag